One segment of Mycolicibacterium sp. YH-1 DNA contains the following:
- a CDS encoding ATP-grasp fold amidoligase family protein yields MQSVKASLRAVERAVHWVTVRVIPLRLMRHLLYLWMIRKPGNFRRPSTFNEKANWRIFHDRRDRIAAACDKMRMKEMARAAYPGPQLRIPETYWFGTDLRDAPDLALLPPWVLKPNHSSGHVLFGPDPQTDMAALLKQTQGWGNKGPLALGEWGYSEAQPGLLLEERIPTPDGAAPTDYKFFVFDGRVELIQVNRDRFSSQTATFLDTDWNRLDVCWRIMPVADEPRPPELETMLEIASTLGSGWDFIRIDLYAVDGDVWFGEYTPYPGSGLLRYRPMAFDVEQGKHWQLPTPEQVRLGQP; encoded by the coding sequence GTGCAGTCGGTCAAAGCGTCCTTGCGTGCGGTGGAACGGGCGGTGCACTGGGTGACAGTGCGCGTAATACCGCTACGGCTGATGCGCCACCTCCTCTACCTGTGGATGATCCGCAAGCCCGGTAACTTCCGTCGGCCGAGCACCTTCAACGAGAAGGCCAACTGGCGGATCTTTCACGACCGGCGGGACCGGATCGCCGCCGCCTGCGACAAGATGCGCATGAAGGAGATGGCGCGGGCGGCATACCCGGGTCCACAGCTGCGCATCCCCGAGACCTACTGGTTCGGCACCGATCTGCGCGACGCCCCGGACCTGGCGCTTCTGCCGCCATGGGTGCTGAAGCCGAACCACAGCAGTGGCCACGTCCTCTTCGGGCCCGATCCGCAGACCGATATGGCGGCGCTACTGAAGCAGACGCAGGGCTGGGGCAACAAGGGCCCGTTGGCGCTGGGCGAGTGGGGCTACAGCGAGGCACAGCCGGGTCTGCTGCTCGAGGAGCGCATCCCGACCCCCGACGGCGCGGCGCCGACCGACTACAAGTTCTTCGTCTTCGACGGTCGGGTGGAACTCATTCAGGTGAACCGGGATCGGTTCTCATCCCAGACCGCCACATTCCTAGACACCGACTGGAACCGACTGGACGTGTGCTGGAGAATCATGCCTGTGGCCGACGAACCCCGGCCGCCGGAGCTGGAGACGATGCTGGAGATCGCCAGCACGCTGGGGTCGGGCTGGGACTTCATCAGGATCGACCTGTACGCGGTCGACGGCGACGTCTGGTTCGGGGAGTACACCCCATACCCCGGCAGTGGGTTGCTCCGGTACCGGCCGATGGCGTTCGACGTCGAGCAGGGCAAGCACTGGCAGCTGCCCACGCCGGAGCAGGTACGGCTCGGCCAACCGTGA
- the sufU gene encoding Fe-S cluster assembly sulfur transfer protein SufU, producing the protein MRMEQMYQEVILDHYKHPHHRGLREPFAAEVQHVNPTCGDEVTLRVTLSEDGETVTDVSYDGQGCSISQAATSVLTDQVIGESVGDALKTVAAFTEMISSRGNIEGDEDVIGDGVAFAGVAKYPARVKCALLGWMAFKAALAEAKPLDQELAPASQDVEERR; encoded by the coding sequence GTGCGAATGGAGCAGATGTATCAGGAAGTGATCCTCGATCACTACAAGCACCCGCATCACCGCGGGCTGCGCGAGCCGTTCGCCGCCGAGGTGCAGCACGTCAACCCGACCTGTGGTGACGAGGTGACGCTGCGGGTCACCCTGTCCGAGGACGGCGAGACGGTCACCGATGTGTCCTACGACGGGCAGGGATGCTCGATCAGCCAGGCAGCGACGTCGGTGCTGACCGATCAGGTAATCGGTGAGAGCGTCGGCGATGCACTCAAGACGGTGGCCGCGTTCACCGAGATGATCTCGTCGCGCGGCAATATCGAGGGCGATGAAGACGTGATTGGCGACGGTGTGGCATTCGCCGGCGTCGCCAAGTACCCGGCACGCGTCAAGTGCGCGCTGTTGGGTTGGATGGCATTCAAGGCCGCCTTGGCGGAGGCCAAGCCATTGGACCAAGAGCTGGCTCCGGCCAGCCAGGACGTGGAGGAACGACGATGA
- the trxA gene encoding thioredoxin, translating to MSTQDITAAEFSATIADNEIVLVDFWADWCGPCKAFAPTFKASSEKHPDVVHAKVDTDAEQALAREAEIQGIPTIMGFKKGVLVYRQSGALPPKALEDIIVQLKELDVEAALAAQKAADGQ from the coding sequence GTGAGCACGCAAGACATCACTGCTGCAGAGTTCAGCGCAACCATCGCCGACAACGAGATCGTGTTGGTCGACTTCTGGGCGGACTGGTGCGGCCCGTGTAAGGCGTTCGCCCCCACCTTCAAGGCGTCGTCCGAGAAGCACCCCGACGTCGTGCACGCCAAGGTGGACACTGACGCCGAGCAGGCCCTGGCACGGGAGGCCGAGATCCAGGGCATCCCCACCATCATGGGGTTCAAGAAGGGCGTGTTGGTGTACCGGCAGTCCGGTGCGCTTCCTCCTAAGGCCCTCGAGGACATCATCGTCCAGCTCAAGGAACTCGACGTGGAGGCCGCGTTGGCCGCGCAGAAGGCCGCCGACGGACAGTAG
- a CDS encoding ABC-F family ATP-binding cassette domain-containing protein, with amino-acid sequence MITATDLEVRAGARTLLSIEGAALRIQPGDRIGLVGRNGAGKTTTMRILAGEGEPYAGSIERTGEIGYLPQDPREGDLDMLARDRVLSARGLDTLLADLEKQQAIMAEVVDDAAQEKAIRRYGELEERFAALGGYAAESEAGRICASLGLPERILTQPLRTLSGGQRRRVELSRILFAASDTGSGSDTTLLLDEPTNHLDADSIGWLRTFLQGHTGGLVVISHDVDLLADVVNRVWFLDAVRGEADVYNMGWQKYLDARSTDEQRRRRERANAEKKASALRTQAAKMGAKATKAVAAQNMLRRAERMIAELDDERVADKVAKIRFPTPAVCGRTPLVGKGLTKTYGSLEIFTGVDLAIDKGSRVVILGLNGAGKTTLLRILAGAETADAGAIEPGHGLKLGYFAQEHDTIDGLASVWENIRFAAPDTGEQDLRSLLGAFMFTGPQLDQPAGTLSGGEKTRLALAGLVASTANVLLLDEPTNNLDPASREQVLDALRSYQGAVVLVTHDPGAAEALDPQRVVLLPDGTEDYWSDEYRDLIELA; translated from the coding sequence GTGATCACCGCAACGGACCTCGAGGTCCGCGCCGGCGCGCGCACGCTGCTGTCCATTGAGGGCGCCGCCCTGCGGATCCAGCCGGGCGACCGCATCGGCCTCGTCGGGCGCAACGGCGCAGGCAAGACCACCACCATGCGGATCCTCGCGGGCGAGGGGGAGCCCTACGCGGGCTCCATCGAGCGGACCGGCGAGATCGGCTACCTGCCACAGGATCCCCGCGAGGGTGACCTGGACATGCTGGCGCGAGACCGGGTGCTCTCGGCGCGCGGGCTCGACACACTGCTGGCCGACCTGGAGAAGCAGCAGGCGATCATGGCCGAGGTGGTCGACGACGCCGCCCAGGAGAAGGCCATACGCCGCTACGGTGAGCTCGAGGAGCGCTTCGCGGCACTCGGGGGGTACGCCGCCGAGAGCGAGGCAGGCCGGATCTGCGCGAGCCTCGGTCTACCGGAACGGATTCTGACGCAGCCCCTGCGCACCCTGTCGGGCGGTCAGCGCCGCCGCGTCGAGCTGAGCCGCATCCTGTTCGCAGCGTCGGACACCGGCTCGGGATCGGACACCACGCTGCTGCTGGACGAGCCAACCAACCACCTCGACGCCGACTCCATCGGCTGGCTGCGGACGTTCCTGCAGGGGCACACCGGGGGCCTCGTGGTGATCAGCCACGATGTGGATCTGCTCGCCGACGTCGTGAACCGGGTGTGGTTCCTCGATGCCGTGCGCGGCGAGGCCGACGTCTACAACATGGGCTGGCAGAAGTACCTCGACGCCCGCTCCACCGACGAACAGCGTCGCCGCCGGGAACGCGCTAACGCCGAGAAGAAGGCCTCCGCCCTGCGTACCCAGGCAGCGAAGATGGGTGCCAAGGCCACCAAGGCCGTTGCGGCACAGAACATGCTGCGGCGTGCCGAGCGCATGATCGCCGAACTCGACGACGAGCGGGTGGCCGACAAGGTGGCCAAGATCAGGTTCCCCACGCCCGCCGTCTGCGGTCGCACACCCCTGGTGGGCAAGGGGCTGACCAAGACCTACGGTTCGCTGGAGATCTTCACCGGCGTCGACCTGGCGATCGACAAGGGCTCGCGCGTCGTGATCCTCGGCCTCAACGGCGCGGGTAAGACCACGCTGCTGCGCATCCTCGCGGGAGCCGAGACTGCGGACGCGGGTGCGATCGAGCCCGGACACGGTCTCAAGCTCGGATACTTCGCGCAGGAGCACGACACCATCGACGGGCTCGCGTCGGTGTGGGAGAACATCCGGTTCGCCGCACCCGACACCGGCGAACAGGATCTGCGCAGCCTGCTCGGTGCCTTCATGTTCACCGGTCCACAGCTCGATCAGCCCGCGGGCACGTTGTCCGGCGGCGAGAAGACCCGTCTCGCGCTGGCGGGACTCGTCGCGTCCACCGCGAACGTGCTCCTGCTCGATGAACCCACCAACAACCTCGACCCCGCATCACGTGAGCAGGTGCTCGACGCGCTGCGTAGCTACCAGGGCGCGGTCGTGCTGGTCACCCACGATCCGGGCGCCGCCGAGGCGTTGGATCCGCAGCGCGTCGTATTGCTACCCGACGGAACTGAGGACTACTGGTCCGACGAGTACCGGGACCTCATCGAATTGGCTTGA
- a CDS encoding metal-sulfur cluster assembly factor has product MSDAAPTEPDEEFIADLEEAMRDVVDPELGINVVDLGLVYGLSTEEGDTGKVALIDMTLTSAACPLTDVIEDQSRTALVGAGLVKEIKINWVWNPPWGPDKITDDGREQLRALGFTV; this is encoded by the coding sequence ATGAGCGACGCAGCACCGACCGAACCCGACGAGGAGTTCATCGCAGACCTGGAGGAGGCGATGCGCGATGTCGTCGACCCCGAGCTCGGGATCAACGTCGTGGACCTCGGCCTCGTCTACGGCCTGTCCACCGAGGAGGGTGACACCGGCAAGGTTGCACTCATCGACATGACGCTGACCTCGGCGGCCTGCCCGCTGACCGATGTGATCGAAGACCAGTCGCGTACCGCCCTCGTCGGCGCGGGTCTGGTCAAGGAGATCAAGATCAACTGGGTGTGGAACCCGCCGTGGGGGCCTGACAAGATCACCGACGACGGCCGCGAGCAGCTGCGGGCACTCGGCTTCACCGTCTAG
- a CDS encoding helix-turn-helix domain-containing protein gives MNYADKSRDQLLDELRRAYEQGASIRTLAADTGRSYGSIHAMLRESGTPMRSRGGPNHRTRS, from the coding sequence ATGAACTACGCAGACAAGTCGCGCGATCAGTTACTCGATGAGCTGCGCCGTGCCTACGAGCAGGGAGCCAGCATTCGCACGCTGGCGGCGGACACGGGCCGGTCATACGGGTCTATTCACGCCATGCTGAGGGAGTCCGGAACGCCCATGCGCAGTCGTGGCGGACCCAATCACCGCACCCGCAGCTAG
- a CDS encoding cysteine desulfurase has product MTAASRTLDLARIRSDFPILDREMRGGNRLAYLDSGATSQKPLQVLDAERNFLVTSNGAVHRGAHQLMEESTDAYEHGREDIAAFVGADSDELVFTKNATEAINLVSYALGDNRFDRAVGPGDVIVTTELEHHANLIPWQELARRTGATLRWYSVTTDGPDAGRIDLDSLELDERVKIVAFSHHSNVTGAVAPVAELVSRAKAVGALTVLDACQSVPHQPVDFHALDVDFGAFSGHKMLGPTGIGVLYGRRELLNAMPPFITGGSMIETVTMEATTYAPAPQRFEAGTPMTSQVVGLAAAARYLGAIGMTEVEEHENELVAAALAGLSAVEGVRIVGPTSMEHRGSPVSFVVDGVHAHDVGQVLDDDGVAVRVGHHCAWPLHRRFGIAATARASFAVYNTLDEVDRLITGVRRAIDFFGRD; this is encoded by the coding sequence ATGACAGCGGCGTCGAGGACGCTTGATCTGGCCAGAATCAGGTCTGACTTCCCGATCCTGGACCGGGAGATGCGCGGTGGAAACCGCTTGGCCTACCTCGATTCCGGTGCGACGTCGCAGAAGCCGCTGCAGGTGCTCGACGCCGAGCGCAACTTCCTGGTGACGTCCAACGGGGCGGTGCACCGCGGTGCACACCAGCTGATGGAGGAGTCGACCGACGCCTACGAGCATGGGCGTGAGGACATCGCCGCATTCGTGGGAGCCGACTCCGACGAGTTGGTGTTCACCAAGAACGCGACCGAGGCCATCAACCTGGTGTCCTATGCGCTGGGCGACAACCGATTCGATCGCGCGGTCGGTCCCGGTGACGTCATCGTCACCACCGAACTGGAGCACCACGCGAACCTGATCCCATGGCAGGAGTTGGCGCGACGAACCGGTGCCACGCTGCGCTGGTACTCGGTCACGACCGACGGACCCGATGCCGGCCGCATCGATCTGGACTCGCTCGAACTCGACGAGCGCGTGAAGATCGTTGCGTTCAGTCACCACTCGAACGTCACGGGCGCCGTTGCGCCGGTCGCCGAACTCGTGTCCCGGGCCAAGGCTGTCGGCGCGCTGACGGTGCTCGACGCCTGCCAGTCGGTACCGCATCAGCCGGTCGATTTCCACGCGCTCGACGTCGACTTCGGCGCGTTCTCCGGCCACAAGATGCTCGGCCCCACGGGAATCGGCGTGCTCTACGGACGGCGCGAACTGCTGAACGCCATGCCGCCCTTCATCACCGGCGGGTCGATGATCGAGACCGTCACCATGGAGGCGACCACCTACGCGCCCGCGCCGCAGCGGTTCGAGGCGGGGACGCCGATGACGTCGCAGGTGGTCGGGTTGGCCGCGGCCGCACGCTATCTCGGTGCGATCGGGATGACCGAGGTGGAGGAGCACGAGAACGAGTTGGTGGCCGCCGCGCTGGCGGGCCTCTCGGCGGTCGAGGGCGTCCGGATCGTCGGACCCACCTCGATGGAGCACCGTGGTTCCCCGGTCTCATTCGTCGTCGACGGGGTGCACGCACACGATGTCGGCCAGGTACTCGACGACGACGGTGTCGCGGTGCGCGTCGGACATCACTGCGCATGGCCACTGCATCGCCGGTTCGGCATCGCCGCCACGGCCCGCGCGTCGTTCGCGGTGTACAACACGCTCGATGAGGTCGACCGTCTGATCACAGGCGTGCGGCGGGCCATCGACTTCTTCGGGCGGGACTGA
- a CDS encoding aconitate hydratase: MSSKDSVNSFGARDTLKVGDQSYEIYRLDAVPGTEKLPYSLKVLAENLLRTEDGANITKEHIEAIAGWDPAADPSIEIQFTPARVIMQDFTGVPCVVDLATMREAVAALGGDPDKVNPLSPAELVIDHSVILDVFGNAGAFERNVELEYERNGERYQFLRWGQGAFDDFKVVPPGTGIVHQVNIEYLAPTVMVRNGKAYPDTCVGTDSHTTMVNGLGVLGWGVGGIEAEAAMLGQPVSMLIPRVVGFKLTGEIKPGVTATDVVLTATDMLRKHGVVGKFVEFYGKGVAEVPLANRATLGNMSPEFGSTAAIFPIDEETIKYLRLTGRSDEQLALVEAYAKEQGMWHNPEKEPVFSEYIELDLSTVVPSISGPKRPQDRIELTDAKNAFRKDIHNYVEENHPAPETKLDEAVDESFPASDSVSLSFADDGAVDAHPSAANGSEGRPSKPVKVRSADRGDFVLDHGAVVVAGITSCTNTSNPTVMIGAALLAKKAVEKGLTSKPWVKTNMAPGSQVVTDYYNKAGLWPYLEKLGYYLGGYGCTTCIGNTGPLADEISAAINDNDLSVTAVLSGNRNFEGRISPDVKMNYLASPPLVIAYGIAGTMDFDFESDPLGTDHDGNDVFLKDIWPTGAEIEETITSSINREMFTDSYADVFKGDERWRSLPTPEGNTFEWDDNSTYVRKPPYFDGMPAEPEPVKDITGARVLALLGDSVTTDHISPAGAIKPGTPAAQYLDAHGVERKDYNSLGSRRGNHEVMIRGTFANIRLKNQLLDDVSGGYTRDFTQDGGPQAFIYDASENYQKAGIPLVVLGGKEYGSGSSRDWAAKGTSLLGVRAVITESFERIHRSNLIGMGVIPLQFPAGESAASLKLDGTEVFDIKGIEALNEGKTPKTVHVTATKEDGTKVEFDAIVRIDTPGEADYYRNGGILQYVLRNMLKS; encoded by the coding sequence GTGAGCAGTAAGGATTCCGTTAATTCGTTCGGAGCCCGCGACACACTGAAGGTCGGGGACCAGAGCTACGAGATCTACCGCCTGGACGCGGTGCCCGGCACCGAGAAGTTGCCCTACAGCCTGAAGGTCCTCGCCGAGAATCTGCTTCGCACCGAGGACGGCGCGAACATCACCAAGGAGCACATCGAGGCGATCGCCGGTTGGGACCCCGCCGCCGATCCGAGCATCGAGATCCAGTTCACCCCGGCCCGGGTGATCATGCAGGACTTCACCGGCGTGCCGTGCGTCGTCGACCTCGCCACGATGCGCGAGGCCGTCGCCGCACTCGGTGGCGACCCGGACAAGGTCAACCCGCTCTCCCCCGCCGAGCTGGTCATCGACCACTCGGTGATCCTCGACGTCTTCGGTAATGCCGGCGCCTTCGAGCGCAACGTCGAACTCGAGTACGAGCGCAATGGCGAGCGCTACCAGTTCCTGCGCTGGGGCCAGGGCGCCTTCGACGACTTCAAGGTCGTCCCGCCCGGCACAGGCATCGTGCACCAGGTCAACATCGAGTACCTGGCTCCCACCGTGATGGTCCGCAACGGTAAGGCCTACCCGGACACCTGCGTGGGCACAGACAGCCACACCACCATGGTCAACGGCCTGGGCGTGCTGGGCTGGGGCGTCGGCGGTATCGAGGCCGAGGCCGCCATGCTGGGCCAGCCCGTCTCGATGCTCATTCCCCGCGTCGTCGGCTTCAAGCTGACCGGCGAGATCAAGCCCGGCGTGACCGCCACCGATGTGGTGCTGACAGCCACCGACATGCTGCGCAAGCACGGTGTGGTCGGCAAGTTCGTCGAGTTCTACGGCAAGGGCGTGGCCGAGGTCCCGCTCGCCAACCGCGCAACCCTGGGCAACATGAGCCCCGAATTCGGTTCCACGGCAGCGATTTTCCCGATCGACGAAGAGACGATCAAGTACCTGCGGCTGACCGGCCGGTCCGACGAGCAACTGGCCCTGGTGGAGGCCTACGCGAAGGAACAGGGCATGTGGCACAACCCGGAGAAGGAGCCCGTCTTCTCCGAGTACATCGAGCTGGACCTGTCCACCGTGGTGCCCTCGATCTCGGGCCCCAAGCGCCCGCAGGACCGCATCGAACTCACCGATGCCAAGAACGCGTTCCGCAAGGACATCCACAACTACGTCGAGGAGAACCACCCCGCGCCGGAGACCAAGCTGGACGAGGCCGTGGACGAGTCCTTCCCGGCCAGCGATTCCGTCTCGCTCTCGTTCGCCGATGACGGTGCTGTCGACGCGCATCCGTCCGCCGCCAATGGCAGCGAGGGACGTCCGTCCAAGCCGGTGAAGGTGCGCTCCGCGGATCGCGGCGACTTCGTGCTCGACCACGGCGCCGTCGTCGTCGCGGGCATCACATCCTGCACCAACACGTCGAACCCGACGGTGATGATCGGTGCGGCGCTGCTGGCCAAGAAGGCCGTCGAGAAGGGCTTGACCTCAAAGCCGTGGGTGAAGACCAACATGGCACCTGGCTCACAGGTGGTCACCGACTACTACAACAAGGCCGGGCTGTGGCCGTACCTGGAGAAGCTCGGGTACTACCTGGGCGGCTACGGCTGCACCACCTGTATCGGTAACACCGGGCCCCTGGCGGATGAGATCTCGGCGGCCATCAACGACAACGACCTCTCGGTGACCGCGGTGCTGTCAGGCAACCGCAACTTCGAGGGCCGCATCTCCCCCGACGTCAAGATGAACTACCTGGCGTCACCGCCGCTGGTGATCGCCTACGGCATCGCGGGCACGATGGACTTCGACTTCGAGTCGGACCCGCTCGGCACCGATCACGACGGCAATGACGTGTTCCTCAAGGACATCTGGCCGACCGGGGCCGAGATCGAGGAGACCATCACCTCGTCGATCAACCGCGAGATGTTCACCGATTCCTACGCCGATGTGTTCAAGGGTGACGAGCGCTGGCGTTCGCTGCCGACACCGGAGGGCAACACCTTCGAGTGGGACGACAACTCCACCTACGTCCGCAAGCCCCCGTACTTCGACGGCATGCCCGCCGAACCGGAGCCGGTCAAGGACATCACCGGCGCGAGAGTTCTTGCTCTACTGGGTGACTCGGTGACCACCGACCACATCAGCCCGGCCGGTGCCATCAAGCCGGGCACCCCGGCGGCGCAGTATCTGGACGCCCACGGCGTGGAGCGCAAGGACTACAACTCGCTGGGCTCACGCCGTGGCAACCACGAGGTGATGATCCGCGGCACCTTCGCCAATATCCGGCTGAAGAACCAGCTGCTCGATGATGTGTCCGGCGGCTACACCCGCGACTTCACCCAGGATGGCGGCCCGCAGGCGTTCATCTACGACGCCTCGGAGAACTACCAGAAGGCCGGTATCCCGCTGGTCGTGCTGGGCGGCAAGGAGTACGGCTCCGGTTCGTCGCGGGACTGGGCGGCCAAGGGCACCAGCCTGCTTGGCGTGCGCGCGGTCATCACCGAGTCATTCGAGCGCATTCACCGGTCGAACCTGATCGGCATGGGCGTCATCCCGCTGCAGTTCCCCGCAGGCGAGTCGGCGGCATCGCTGAAGCTCGACGGCACCGAGGTGTTCGACATCAAGGGAATCGAGGCTCTCAACGAGGGCAAGACGCCCAAGACCGTGCACGTCACCGCCACCAAGGAGGACGGCACAAAGGTCGAGTTCGACGCGATCGTGCGTATTGACACGCCCGGCGAGGCGGATTACTACCGCAACGGCGGCATCCTGCAGTACGTGCTGCGTAACATGCTCAAGTCCTAA
- a CDS encoding TetR/AcrR family transcriptional regulator, translating into MPRVTDDHLAARRRQILDGARRCFAQYGYESATVRRLEQTVGLSRGAIFHHFRDKDTLFFELAREDAERMADVAAREGLIQVMRDMLAAPDQFDWLATRLEISRKLRNDPAFHAGWAERSAELSTATTERLRRQKLAGRLRDDVPAGVLQIYLDLVLDGLIARLAAGDDPESLSAVLDLVEESVRQR; encoded by the coding sequence TTGCCCCGGGTAACCGACGACCACCTTGCGGCGCGCCGTCGCCAGATCCTTGACGGCGCCCGCAGGTGCTTTGCTCAGTACGGCTATGAGAGTGCGACCGTGCGACGGCTCGAACAGACAGTCGGGCTGTCGCGCGGCGCGATCTTTCATCACTTTCGGGACAAGGACACACTGTTCTTCGAACTCGCGCGTGAGGACGCCGAGCGGATGGCCGACGTCGCGGCACGCGAGGGACTGATCCAGGTCATGCGTGACATGTTGGCCGCCCCAGACCAGTTCGACTGGTTGGCGACGCGGCTGGAGATATCCCGCAAGCTGCGCAATGACCCCGCGTTCCACGCCGGCTGGGCGGAACGCTCAGCCGAACTGTCGACGGCGACCACCGAACGGCTCCGTCGCCAGAAGCTCGCGGGACGGCTTCGTGACGACGTGCCGGCCGGCGTGCTCCAGATCTATCTGGATCTCGTTCTCGACGGCCTAATCGCCCGCCTGGCCGCAGGCGACGATCCGGAGAGTCTCAGCGCGGTACTCGACCTCGTCGAGGAGTCGGTTCGACAGAGGTGA
- a CDS encoding methionyl-tRNA formyltransferase, translating into MRIVFFGFQTWGRRTLQALLDLGHDVPLVVTHPASTQSYKAIFSDSVEELARERGIPVHLTDRIDAETIDLVKRSEPEVNVVNSWYTKWPVELYDLPPHGTLNFHDSMLPKLTGFSPVLWSLISGESHTGLTVHRMDESLDTGDILVQRSMPIGPKDTGTDLVLRTMDLIPDVLREALEALETGNAVWRPQNKAERTYFHKRSEHDSLLDWTLPAEELERFVRALSDPYPSAFSFYRGERIEVLAAHVSEVRYGGTVGRVIVQEGGGAVVCGPNAHRGTNRALVITRVREADGTERPGSEVFARGGYLSHQP; encoded by the coding sequence ATGCGCATCGTCTTCTTCGGCTTCCAGACTTGGGGGCGTAGGACCCTGCAGGCCTTGCTCGACTTGGGCCACGATGTGCCGCTCGTGGTCACACATCCCGCTAGCACGCAGTCCTACAAGGCCATCTTCTCGGACTCCGTCGAGGAACTCGCGCGTGAGCGCGGCATCCCGGTCCACCTCACCGACCGGATCGACGCCGAGACCATCGATCTCGTCAAGCGATCCGAGCCCGAGGTCAACGTCGTGAACAGCTGGTACACCAAGTGGCCAGTCGAGTTGTACGACCTGCCGCCGCACGGCACGTTGAACTTCCACGACTCGATGCTGCCCAAGCTCACCGGGTTCTCCCCCGTCCTGTGGTCACTGATCAGCGGCGAGAGCCACACCGGACTGACCGTCCACCGCATGGACGAGAGCCTCGACACCGGAGACATCCTCGTTCAACGATCAATGCCGATCGGCCCGAAGGACACCGGCACCGACCTGGTGCTCCGAACCATGGACCTGATCCCCGACGTACTACGCGAGGCACTCGAGGCACTCGAGACCGGCAACGCCGTGTGGCGACCGCAGAACAAGGCCGAGCGAACGTACTTCCACAAGCGCTCCGAGCACGACAGCCTGCTCGACTGGACGCTGCCTGCGGAGGAACTGGAGAGGTTCGTCCGCGCGCTGTCCGACCCGTACCCGTCGGCGTTCAGCTTCTATCGCGGAGAGCGGATCGAGGTGCTGGCTGCGCATGTGTCCGAGGTGCGCTACGGCGGCACAGTGGGCCGTGTCATCGTGCAGGAGGGCGGCGGAGCCGTCGTGTGCGGCCCGAACGCACATCGGGGCACCAACCGTGCGCTGGTGATCACGCGAGTGCGGGAAGCCGACGGAACCGAGCGTCCCGGCAGCGAGGTGTTCGCCCGCGGTGGCTACCTGAGCCACCAGCCCTAG
- a CDS encoding enoyl-CoA hydratase has protein sequence MHRVSEQNNEATASPLVLVDRPKPYVAVLTLNRPERMNSMAFDVMVPLKKALDEITHDNAVRAVVLTGAGRGFSSGADQKSAGSVPHVDGLTRPTFALRSMELLDDVILAIRKLHQPVIAAVNGAAIGGGLCLALACDIRVAAQGAYFRAAGINNGLTASELGLSYLLPRAIGTSRAFELMLTGRDVDAQEAERIGLVSRTVPDEELLDTCLQMADRIAGFSRPGIELTKRTLWSGLDAGSLEGHMQAEGLGQLFVRLLTANFEEAVAARAENRPATFTDDK, from the coding sequence GTGCACCGTGTGAGCGAGCAGAACAACGAGGCCACGGCGTCACCCCTGGTGCTTGTCGACCGTCCGAAGCCGTACGTGGCAGTACTGACGTTGAACCGGCCCGAGCGGATGAACTCCATGGCATTCGATGTCATGGTCCCGCTGAAGAAGGCGCTCGATGAGATCACCCACGACAACGCGGTGCGCGCGGTCGTACTGACGGGTGCCGGTCGCGGCTTCTCCTCGGGAGCCGACCAGAAGTCGGCGGGTTCGGTACCGCATGTCGACGGGTTGACCCGGCCCACGTTCGCGTTGCGGTCGATGGAGCTGCTCGATGATGTGATTCTGGCCATACGCAAGCTGCATCAGCCGGTCATCGCCGCGGTCAACGGGGCGGCGATCGGAGGCGGATTGTGCCTGGCGTTGGCGTGCGATATCCGTGTCGCCGCACAGGGCGCGTACTTCCGGGCGGCGGGCATCAACAACGGTCTGACGGCGAGCGAACTGGGCCTGTCCTACCTGCTCCCACGGGCAATTGGCACGTCACGGGCGTTCGAGCTGATGCTGACCGGCCGCGACGTCGACGCACAGGAGGCCGAGCGCATCGGGCTGGTGTCGCGCACCGTGCCCGATGAGGAGCTCCTCGACACTTGTCTCCAGATGGCGGACCGTATCGCGGGGTTCTCGCGGCCGGGAATCGAGTTGACCAAGCGCACGCTCTGGAGTGGACTGGACGCCGGTAGCCTGGAGGGCCATATGCAGGCCGAGGGCCTGGGTCAGCTGTTCGTGCGTCTACTCACCGCCAACTTTGAGGAAGCGGTCGCTGCGCGCGCCGAAAACCGACCCGCGACCTTCACCGACGACAAGTAA